From Triticum aestivum cultivar Chinese Spring chromosome 7B, IWGSC CS RefSeq v2.1, whole genome shotgun sequence:
TGGTAATTGCActcctttttttttttgagatggtAATTGCGCTCCTGATAGAAAGGTATTCCGGGAAGCAATACCAACAGTGACAAATGCAAGCCTATATGATTAGGGGGAAATCTGCTCCCAAGCATTTGGAGGCCTCTTTGATTATAGGATTTTTTTTGGAGGATTTAAATCCTTATTTACAttggttgtttgatttgtaggGTTGGATCCTATATGATTTCCCCCCTAAAGAATCatttgtactatatccaataaaagATCTCTTTTTGGAGAGGCATTCTAGGGCATCGTATATCTGATATTTGTCAAAAAGAAAAGGTGTGCATTTTTGGAACCTGGGTCTAGGCACACTCATTTacgcaaaaataataataataggaaacTGTAAAAAAAATGTGAAACTTTGTCGGAACAAGCATTGTTAGTGTTTTTAGAGTAAAGTGCATCATAAGTCCTAAAGCTATTGGAGGTGTGTCAATTTAGTCCTATAACTTCAAAACTGTAGTTTTAGCCCTAAAAACTACTGGAGGTGTGTCGgtttagtcctataactttgaAACTGCAGTATTAGATTCTAAAATCCTATAACTTTGAAACTGCAGTATTAGATTCTAAAATTATTGAAGGTGTGTCAGTTTAGTCGTACAACTTTCAAACCGCAGGCCATCAGTGGCATGATGGCTTGGGCTCCAGCGAGGAGAGTAGACCCGTCATCTCAGCCTCACCTCGCAGTAGCAAAACGACACATCGAGGGTGAGGGGTGCTGTCCTCCAGGACGACTGGCTTGGTGTTTCCCCGGTGGTTGCGCCAAACCTCTCAGCGAGGCTGCACTACAGCTCATGGCCACACAGATGGTGGGCGCGTAGGTTGCAACACACGCAGTGAGTCAGGGCTGGACTAACGAGCTATTCGACTCGTTAAGCTCGTGATCGTTAAGCTCGTTAACTTTAACGAGTTCAAATTCTTGATCGGCTCGGTTCGTCAAATACTCAGCGCTCCACGAGTGCTCGTTACAGTTGTAAACAGTTCAGAAGCTAGCAAAGTAGTCATGCATCAACCTTTGCCaaatttattatttccaaatagtaGCACATAATGCGACAATCAATAGCTAGCAGCAACACACAATGACACAATTAAAGAACATTTGAACAATAACACAGAGTGACACAATCATAAGTCAGACCTCCATTATAGTTCATACTTAGGGCCATTGAGGCATTGACAAAGACAAGTCCAGGACTTCAAAATTGAGGTATTGACAAAGACAAGTCTAGGACTTCAAAAGACAAAGTTGAACATGGCTTAGGCGCTCAACATTGGATCAAGTCCGATCAGCAGACTAGCAGTACATATTATATTAACTACTTCGCCACTTCAACACGACACTTCATCAACATAAGGTCTTGCATAACTAACAATGACCGAAATAAAATGATAGCTTCTAGCTGAGCAAGTGCAAAGTAGCTCCTGCTCCTCACATAAGTTGTTCACCAGTTCATCAATTTCATCTTCCTACATAGACAAAGAGAAATTCACTAGTTATGATGCAAGCAAATAAACAATAGTACAATGCTACAGCAATACAATCACACACAGTAAGAATATGGGAGGCCTAGTAGTTGCTTTCTGTCGTATCTTCAGGAAATGGAATGAACTCGACATCGCCATCATTGCCATCTCCCTACAAAGGTAAGTGCAAATATGCAATTTGAGTTAACATTTAGCAAGAGTCTAAGGTTACAAGAAGATAATGCACAGTAGAGAACAAGAAATATTACCACTGTAATTGTAGTTTTAAGCTGGTGTTCTTTTGATCCTTTAATGTAGCTAGAAGCACAAACAAGTGCCTCGACCATGTTTGGGCTGAGAGAGCTACGATAGTCATCAAGAATTCTGTCGCTCGTAGAGAATGTTGACTCCGATGAGACACTAGTTGCTGGTATAGTCAAGAACTTCTTTGCCATCTTTGCCATGATAGGATATCTATGAGCATTGAACCTCCCCCAATCAACTACTCTGAAATTTGGATCCATAATTGGATGGGTTTTGTCTTCAAGGTAACTAGTCAATTCAGATTTAGATGGCTCTGAATTTGTCTCCTCTAGGAAGGACTGAAACCCACCTGACAATGAGGACATAAATGTACTGGTTTGCCTACTAGATATTGAACTCTGTTCATTATTGTTGCCAGCCTCATTCTTGCGATTTTCCATCTCATAAGTAGCATGGAGATCAAAGAATTCAGATTTGATTTCCTCGGCCTCACTACTGCCCTTCTCTTTACCATACATTTTCTTAAAGCAGTAATCAACAAGTTTCATCTTAAACCTAGGATCAAGAATGGTGGCAATGACCACGACattgttcttttcctttttttttgtttttcccacTGTTTTTATTTCCCTCACATTCACCATTGCTATCCCAATATTTATCAAACTTATCAAGCATTGTTTCTCCCATCTTTTTCAAGTTTGCATTCGAACCCATGGCATGCTCTACGATAGCAATGTTAACATTCATGATATATGGATACAAAATGTTGGCAGTAGGATAGTTAGATGCTGATAATACAGTTGTTACCTCGGCAAACGATTTCAAGATGGGTTAAATTTTCTCATATAATGCCCACTCTTCATCTCCAGGCTGCCATTTGTAGGTAGCATCTACCTCTGCATACTCTTTGAAAGCAACCCTATACACAGTGCAAGCCTCTACCATTCTGCATTTAGAATTCCATCTAGTAGCAACATCCAGGCATAAACCTCTCCCAACTTCCATATTCGGAGACTTGCAAATCATCAACAATTTGTACATGCGTGTTGgagatttttttcaaatacttgacaGTATCCCTAAGCTTATTGATCAAAGTTTGCAATAGAGCAATGCCATCTATCAAATTGACAATGTGCGCACAACAGCGAACATGGAAGTACGTAGGAATAAATTTAGCCGATTTCCTAGCAATGATCTTGTCCATCAATCTCTTAGCAGCATTATCATTTGAGGAAGCATTATCCATAGTGATTGTCATGATCTTACCTTCTATTTTCATTCTTGGCAACACTCAAAAACTGCTTGAGCTATGACACTACCTCAACCTGGCAACCAGGTCGGGTCGACCTCTACCAGAACCATGCCCGGAACACTTATCAGGTCTACGACCAACCCACAACCCTACCCATGGGTCAAATCTCATGCCCATGCCCAAACCCATCGGGTTACCCGACCGAATGGGACACCCATCGGGTGTAATAAATATGTTTATTGTTATTTAATTTATGCTCCCTACCGGGACCATGCGCTTCCTCCCAACCAAGGATTTCTACTCGCATAATGCTTCTTCTATTGACTTATATAGACAGCGCTCCACTTCCAATGCGCTCGctaggcgaggtggtactaatgcAGCCGGCAAGCTGCGTATGCTGCTTGCTACGTGCATGCAGAGCAGCACATGGGCTGGCTTTGGTGGCCCAACAAGCCGGCCATGTTGCTCCATTGATGCTACTGAGCTAAGCTTTTTGTTATTTCATCCTTCTGTCTGTCTACAACAATAACAAAGCAACATGGGTTCATGCTGTCCTAAAACATATATATGTACTTATTAGTATTAGTCGGGCGGTCCATGGGTAACCCACGGACACGAACtcgtacccataccctacccacgaCTAATCGGGTTACCCATCGGGCTTACCCATGGGTGAAGATGGCGACCCATACCATACCCATTCGGTTCGGGTGCCTATGTGCGCGGCCGCCCATGGGTCGGATTGCCGGGTTGAACACTACCCGAGTGATATGGATCTAGCTCTATGAAGTTTAAAACACGACATTGCATGATCCAATCATCATATATGTAGTGAGCGACCATAGCTGGACGAAAAGCTCGTTACTCATGAGTTTAACGAGCACGGAAGCTCGACTCGTTAAGGCTCGTGCTTGTTAGTTAATGAGCCGAGCTGAACAACAATTTTAGCTCGTTAATAtaaacgagcttaacgagctagcTCGCGAGTATCACGAGTAGCTCATTTGGCTCGTTAATTCGCTCACTACATAGAAGCGCATGTACCACTTTTGGGGAAGTAAACACATATAAAGAGCTCATTTAAAAAAATGCACCATGGATGCTGGCCATGCAAGCTTTGGACATGAAATGAACAAACTTACATTGTTTTGGGACCCAAAACTGTAGTTTCGAAGTTATAGGACTAAACTAACACACCTCCAATAGTTTTAGGATCCAAAACTACGGTTtcaaagttataggactaaactgacaTACCTCTAATAGTTTTAGGACTCATGATGCATTTTACTCGTGTTTTTACTCACGTGTAAATTTTAAGGATAAATGACTTCTGTAGTATTGTTTTTAAAAGTAAGGTTAATATAAtcagttttgttttatttgttctgAATACCATAAATGACTTATGTACTATTGTTTTTAAAAGTAAGGTTAATATAAtcagttttgttttatttgttctgAATACCATGAAAGTCGTTTTGTTGCTAAACTTTATACAGGAGTACTATCCTAGACAATGCTTGTTCCATGGAAAAAATTTCATCGAGTGTAGGCTAATGTTTTTTTtctttgaaatgtgaaggattggttcctatcctatATAGAAATAGGTTCAAAGGGATTTTTCCTACCAAGTTTTTATCCTTTacaattcctatgaaccaaagaggcCCTAGGAAACCTAGTATCCACTACAACCTTTTAGAAAAAATCCTGTGATTCAATCAAACTCTAATCCAGTAGGAAGAGCACCCTGAAGAGGCAATCGAGGACGCTGTTTATTGGATTTAATTTGGACCCTGCAGGAAATGGGTTGATACTTGTGTGACCTGACCCTGTTGCTCCAAGTGAAATTCGTTCTAGGGTTCTAAaagatattctccattttttccctTTCCCAGAAACCGTGCGTGTTGCAACATTTCTAGGACACACATCGTTTCTCATGTGATTCAATCAAACGAAAATTCCATTTGTTTGTCTGTGATTCAATCAAACTCTCAGTAGCAAGAGCACCCTGAAGAGGCAATCGAGGACGCTGTTTATTGGATTTAATTTGGACCCTGCAGGAAATGGGTTGATACTTAATAAAGGCATTTGACTTGAGAAGGAAACCGTGCCTGTTGCAACATTTCTACGCCCCACATACTCTCACCAACATTTCTATAAACCACAAGAACAAGAACGGACAATTCTTCAGCTTGGTTATCTAAGCATCCATCACATGGCGTCCTGGCCACAATTCAAAACAGGGGTGAAAACATAAACATCAAAACTCTACTGCAGAAGTGCTCCAACAAGTTCAAAGTTTCACACGGCACAGAAACAAGGCAGTGCACATCtagtcctcctcctcgccctcgttcTCAGCAATGTTGAAGTACCGGAGCTCGTAGACGCTGCGGTCCTTGTTGGATGAAATCACCCGAAGCCAGTCACGCACGTTGTGCTTCTTCAGGTACTTCTTCGTCAAGTACTTCAAGTACCTGCGAAAATGAGAACATATGAGATTCAACATAAGAGGAGTGCATGATACACAATGAACAAAAGCAGCATATGAACACAGGAGCCACTGTTCACGAGACAGGTAACAGATGCGTTGTATGGACTACTAAACTGGATAACAGAAGCAATACTCATTTTTAAGCAGGACTTGGGTGAAACTGTATTTGAAGCATTTACTACTAAAATGGATAATAAAGATTTGAAGCAAGACTTGTATCCAGAATTCTGGACCTCCAACAGAGGGGGCTAAATTAGGTTCACACCATAGGCAACATGCCTTATGTGATCATCCGTCAGGAAGAAAAACTGTACCAGCATAAAATTTTCATGGCTAAAATGAAACATTGACCAACAAAACAAAAAGCAAGCACTAGAACATCAACTGTAACCGAAAGAGCCACAACTTGTATAGTTCTATGTCAGAAAGTGAAAAGAACTGTAGTAATGACTAGTGACAACAGTTTCCACCATGTAACAGCGTGCAATCAGCAAATCTGCTACTGATGGAGCCACTAATACAGTTGCCATCTCAATCTCTAATACTGGACTGACATTGAAAGATATCATGGTAAAAACTAATACGAACTTAGAATGCGTCGACAGAATACTTCAAGCGCTCCACATTATTCAGCCATCACAAATGGAGAGAGAATTCCTAATCGCGGTCCACTAGCAGACTGACAACCTTTGATACATCTGCCCTACGATTCAACAAGTGCTACCCAGCAACCACGCCCGACCAGGACTGCGCTTGTGCGTGGATCTGGGGAGGGAGGGAGCGGCTGCATGTCCGTACCTCTTGGAGAAGGCCCCGTCGGAGGTGACGGTGACCTTGCTCTTGTCGCGGGCGACGGTGACGGAGTCCCCGAGGTTGCCGGCCTTGCCCCCGGCGACCTTGATGCGCTCCTGCAGGAACTTCTCAAGCGACGCGATCTCCATGATCTTGTCGTCGACGGGCTTGGTGCAGTCGATCACGAAGGTGaccgaccccttcttcttcccgGCGCCCGCGCCGCCCTTGGTAGCCGCCGCCACGCCGCGCGCCATCTCGGTCTCCGCCTTGCCCGCTCTCCGGAGTCTGCTTCGGTGGTGGCTGCGCCGAGTCGATAGGGTTTCTCGGACGTGGGCGGAGGTCTCTTATAAATACGGTTAGGGTTGGGAAGATCGGACGGCCGCTGTTGCTCGGTGGAGATATCGTAGGCCGTCTGATGCTGCTGTTATAATTGTCCAATGGGCCGAAATGCTAGGCTTTTCTTCTTCTTGTCGGGCTTTGGCTGCAGACTCTATCGGTTAGTTTTTTTCAGGAGAACCATGTATTCGTTCATTTCATAATAGTAGCAACATACAACATACATGGCTTCTCTCTGGAACAGTCCGAAGAGATAGCACACAAAGAAATTTACATCACAATCGCCAAAGAATCCAGCCGCCGCCGAAGTGTTCGTCGGAGGAGAGAAGCATAGGCCTAACTTGCCAAGATTCAAGATAGTGCCATAGTAGCCAAGCTGCGTCATGAGTCTCTGAACAGGCGCGGCCACAAGTGGCGACGCACATGTTGACGTGGGTCGTTGGCCGAAGAAATACTCTACACATCTTGGATCACGGTCTTGAAGATCTCGATTGGCAGAACCGCCGAAAAACTCCAGAAATGGCGCTGTAGCGTTGGCCAACTCCAAGACACAAATTTCCGGCTCCGTGACGATGCTGGAGACGCAGCCGATGCAACGCGGACGAAGCCGAAAAGGACAAGAACCCGAGCAAGATCTCCATCGACGTCTTGGGTACTCGAACACAAATCCATGGCTCCTCGCCACTGCTGAAGAACGTCGTCGAGGCGGCGGCCCGGTAAACTTTATTCGCGGTGGCGACGTCGGCACTGATAGAGCATAGTTGATACATCTctgacatatctataatttttaattgtttca
This genomic window contains:
- the LOC123158034 gene encoding 60S ribosomal protein L22-2, producing the protein MARGVAAATKGGAGAGKKKGSVTFVIDCTKPVDDKIMEIASLEKFLQERIKVAGGKAGNLGDSVTVARDKSKVTVTSDGAFSKRYLKYLTKKYLKKHNVRDWLRVISSNKDRSVYELRYFNIAENEGEEED